The Chloroflexia bacterium SDU3-3 genome segment TCGTGGGGCCGATACCCTGGTGCTGGGCTGCACGCACTACCCCTTCCTGCGCCCGCTGGTCTCCGATGTGGCGGGGCCAGGGGTCTCGATCATCGATACCGGGCCTGCGGTGGCCCGCCAGGTGGCCCGGTTGGTAGCCTGCCACGAGATCGCGCCTGAGCAAGGCCGTATCTACGGCTGGACGAGCGGCGATCCCGCCGATGTTTCGCCCGTGCTGCGGCGGCTTGTGCGCGAAGATATGCCGCTAGCCCATAGTACGATCTAGCAGCTGGCTGGCGCGGCACGCAGCAGGGCCGGTGGGGGTGCCCCCACCGGCCCTGCTGCGTGCCGGGGTGCTGTTGGCTGTCTACAGCGCCTCGCGCGCCTTCACCAGCCGCTCGACCGGTGCGATATCGAAGGGCGCACCCAGCCCCAGGATGAAGTGGGTGGCCCCAGCTTCGATGTAGGCGGGCAGATCATTGATCTCATCCGCATCACGCAGCGCCACGGTTCGCTCGATCTCGCTGGGGTCGCGGCCTAGCTCGCTGCACCACTCGTTGAGCACTTGGTTCTTGCGCGCAAAGGTTTCCACTGGCCCAAAGCCATTCCACATGGTGGCATACTGCGCCGTGAGCTTCAGCGTGACCTTCTCGCCGCCACCACCGATCAGGATGGGGATGTCGCGGGTCGGGGGCGGGTTGAGTTTTTCAAAGCGCTCTTTGATAATGGGCAGCGATGTGCGCAGCCACTTTAGTCGGTCGGGCGCAGTGCCAAACTCATAGCCGTAGTTCGTGTAGTCTTTTTCGAACCACCCGGCCCCGATGCCCAGGATCAGCCGCCCGCCGCTGATATGGTCGAGCGTGCGCGCCATGTCGGCCAGCAGATTGGGGTTGCGGTACGAGTTGCATGTGACAAGGCAGCCCACCTCGGCGCGGCTGGTCAGCATCGCCATGGCGGTCAGGGTTGTCCAGCCCTCGAAGTGCAGCCCATCCGGGTCGCCCGAGAGCGGGTAGAAGTGATCCC includes the following:
- a CDS encoding LLM class F420-dependent oxidoreductase — translated: MTKIRVGVQIHPQHTTYPAFAEAVKAVENAGVDTIWNWDHFYPLSGDPDGLHFEGWTTLTAMAMLTSRAEVGCLVTCNSYRNPNLLADMARTLDHISGGRLILGIGAGWFEKDYTNYGYEFGTAPDRLKWLRTSLPIIKERFEKLNPPPTRDIPILIGGGGEKVTLKLTAQYATMWNGFGPVETFARKNQVLNEWCSELGRDPSEIERTVALRDADEINDLPAYIEAGATHFILGLGAPFDIAPVERLVKAREAL